In the genome of Microthrixaceae bacterium, one region contains:
- a CDS encoding ABC transporter ATP-binding protein, protein MVLNGVTRRFGDVVAVNNLDLEIVDREFLVLLGPSGCGKSTALRMIAGLDLPDEGTIEIAGEDVTDVVARDRDVAMVFQSYALYPHMSVRKNIEFPLRNRKVPKAEMDAAVAEASRVLGLDNLLDRRPAQLSGGQRQRVALARAIVRRPTVFLMDEPLSNLDAKLRVQTRAELIDLQRRLETTVVYVTHDQVEAMTMGHRIAVMVAGVLQQVGPPGEVYDRPANVFVAGFIGNPPMNLLDGKISTGTEQAASVTIGSDRLELPGHLTAAAAQASGGEAVVGVRPEHLSLASSGGITAKVTVIESLGHERHVVCTTPDGQGITVRIDHDDPVPADDETVHVVWDPDAVHIFDRASGDRLDP, encoded by the coding sequence GTGGTACTGAACGGCGTTACCCGTCGCTTCGGCGATGTGGTGGCGGTGAACAACCTCGATCTCGAGATCGTCGACCGCGAGTTCCTGGTGCTTCTCGGTCCGTCAGGCTGTGGCAAGTCGACAGCGTTGCGCATGATCGCCGGGCTCGATCTGCCCGATGAGGGCACCATCGAGATCGCTGGCGAGGACGTCACCGACGTGGTGGCCCGCGACCGCGACGTCGCCATGGTGTTCCAGAGCTATGCCCTGTACCCGCACATGTCGGTGCGCAAGAACATCGAGTTCCCGCTGCGCAACCGCAAGGTTCCCAAGGCCGAGATGGATGCTGCGGTGGCCGAGGCCAGCCGTGTCCTGGGTTTGGACAACCTCCTTGATCGTCGCCCGGCGCAACTGTCGGGTGGCCAACGACAGCGGGTCGCTTTGGCCCGAGCCATCGTCCGGCGCCCCACGGTCTTCTTGATGGACGAACCGCTGTCCAACCTCGACGCCAAGCTTCGGGTCCAGACCCGGGCCGAGCTGATCGACCTCCAGCGTCGACTGGAAACCACCGTCGTCTACGTCACCCATGATCAGGTCGAGGCCATGACCATGGGTCACCGGATCGCCGTCATGGTGGCCGGCGTGCTCCAACAGGTCGGTCCCCCCGGCGAGGTCTATGACCGCCCGGCCAACGTCTTCGTGGCTGGGTTCATCGGCAATCCCCCCATGAACCTGTTGGACGGCAAGATCTCGACCGGCACCGAGCAGGCCGCTTCGGTGACCATCGGGTCCGACCGACTCGAGCTCCCCGGTCACCTGACCGCCGCCGCGGCCCAGGCCAGCGGAGGCGAAGCGGTGGTGGGGGTGAGACCTGAGCACCTCAGCCTGGCCTCCTCGGGGGGGATAACGGCCAAGGTCACCGTGATCGAGTCACTCGGCCATGAGCGCCACGTCGTCTGCACCACCCCGGACGGGCAGGGCATCACCGTCAGGATCGATCACGACGACCCGGTGCCGGCCGACGACGAGACCGTGCACGTGGTGTGGGATCCCGATGCCGTGCACATCTTCGATCGGGCCAGCGGCGATCGGCTCGACCCATGA
- a CDS encoding class I tRNA ligase family protein: MLIRLGGQDLAIVGRARVYICGITPYDATHLGHAATFVWSDVAVRFLRQLGHDVQVTRNITDVDDSLLTRARETGTPWRTLATRQTYQFEDDMARLGVSTPTFEPQAHNYVAEVIELTQALLDLGHAYERSGTIYARHPGVAQRAGLTDEDALGLAGERGEEPADPAKENPLDTVLWQGAGAGGDATEPVWDSPWGRGRPGWHVECSAMALATLGPGLDLHCGGADLAFPHHAFEAAHAEAATGVTPFARAWLRAGSVHHDGQKMAKSVGNLVMVRDLLVGHSAGAIRLMICDRRWWDDWTFDASELERAEERVAALRAGAARPGSTEGGRDRVMAALADDLDVPAALAVAETEGGPAAEVVLQVLGLHPFEPTTRTSMLPNP; this comes from the coding sequence ATGCTGATCAGACTCGGTGGTCAAGACCTTGCGATCGTGGGCCGGGCCCGCGTCTACATCTGTGGGATAACGCCCTATGACGCCACCCACCTGGGTCATGCCGCCACCTTCGTGTGGAGCGATGTGGCGGTTCGGTTCCTTCGCCAGCTCGGGCACGATGTCCAGGTCACCCGCAACATCACCGACGTGGACGACAGCCTCCTGACCCGGGCCCGCGAGACCGGGACCCCATGGCGGACCCTTGCCACCCGACAGACCTACCAGTTCGAGGACGACATGGCCCGACTCGGGGTGTCGACCCCCACGTTCGAACCCCAGGCCCACAACTACGTGGCCGAGGTCATCGAACTGACTCAGGCCCTCCTCGACCTCGGCCACGCCTACGAGCGGTCGGGCACCATATACGCCCGTCACCCCGGAGTGGCCCAGCGCGCCGGTCTCACCGACGAGGACGCCCTGGGGCTCGCCGGAGAGAGGGGTGAGGAGCCGGCTGATCCGGCCAAGGAGAATCCGCTGGATACCGTGCTGTGGCAAGGGGCAGGTGCCGGAGGCGATGCCACCGAGCCGGTCTGGGACAGCCCCTGGGGTCGAGGTCGACCGGGCTGGCACGTCGAATGCTCGGCAATGGCCCTGGCCACCCTCGGTCCTGGCCTCGACCTCCACTGTGGTGGCGCCGACCTGGCCTTTCCCCACCACGCTTTCGAGGCGGCACATGCCGAGGCCGCCACCGGGGTCACGCCCTTCGCTCGAGCCTGGCTGCGGGCTGGTTCGGTTCACCACGACGGGCAGAAGATGGCCAAGTCGGTGGGCAACCTGGTGATGGTGCGGGACCTTCTGGTCGGCCACTCCGCTGGCGCCATTCGCCTCATGATCTGCGACCGTCGTTGGTGGGATGACTGGACCTTCGACGCCTCCGAGTTGGAGCGGGCCGAGGAGAGGGTCGCCGCACTGCGGGCGGGGGCAGCTCGACCCGGCTCCACCGAGGGAGGCCGAGACCGCGTGATGGCGGCCTTGGCCGACGACCTCGATGTACCGGCCGCCCTGGCCGTGGCCGAGACCGAAGGTGGCCCAGCGGCCGAGGTCGTGCTCCAGGTGCTCGGCTTGCACCCATTCGAGCCCACCACCCGAACCAGCATGCTCCCCAACCCCTGA
- a CDS encoding SDR family oxidoreductase codes for MADVTAAEPVLGGPDPGERRLTGHVAVVVGAGQTPGTTIGNGRATSILLARDGASILAVDRDLDSAAETVAMIEAEGGTASALRADITSEADCRVIATEVIERYGHVDVLINNVGIGSGDTGATKLTEESWDLIHDVNLKGMWLTCKHIVPLLRAQGSGAVVNVSSVAAVCSVGVLAYKTSKAGVNALTHQLAMSSVKRGVRVNAIMPGLMDTPMAIEGISEAAGVDPDDLRRLRDSMVPLGGKMGTAWDVAEAVLYLASDRSRFVTGVILPVDGGQSARIG; via the coding sequence ATGGCCGACGTGACCGCAGCGGAGCCCGTGTTAGGTGGGCCTGATCCTGGCGAACGACGGCTCACCGGCCACGTGGCGGTGGTGGTCGGAGCCGGCCAGACCCCCGGCACGACCATCGGAAACGGACGGGCCACGTCCATCCTCCTGGCTCGAGATGGTGCTTCGATACTGGCTGTAGACCGTGACCTGGATTCGGCGGCCGAGACGGTGGCGATGATCGAGGCCGAAGGAGGTACCGCATCGGCCCTGCGAGCCGATATCACCAGCGAGGCGGACTGCCGCGTCATCGCCACCGAGGTAATCGAGCGGTACGGCCACGTCGACGTGTTGATCAACAACGTCGGTATCGGCTCGGGCGACACCGGCGCCACCAAGCTCACCGAGGAGAGCTGGGACCTCATCCACGACGTCAACCTCAAGGGGATGTGGCTCACCTGCAAGCACATCGTCCCGTTGCTCCGCGCTCAGGGATCGGGAGCGGTGGTCAACGTCTCCTCGGTGGCCGCGGTCTGTTCGGTCGGGGTCCTGGCCTACAAGACCTCCAAGGCCGGGGTGAACGCCCTCACCCACCAGCTGGCCATGTCCAGCGTCAAGCGAGGCGTGCGGGTCAACGCCATCATGCCGGGTTTGATGGACACCCCCATGGCCATCGAGGGGATCAGCGAAGCCGCCGGGGTCGATCCCGACGACCTCCGCCGGCTTCGTGACTCGATGGTGCCGCTCGGCGGGAAGATGGGCACCGCCTGGGATGTCGCCGAGGCGGTCCTGTACCTGGCCAGCGATCGGAGTCGTTTCGTCACCGGCGTGATCCTGCCCGTCGATGGCGGGCAGTCGGCCCGCATCGGCTGA
- a CDS encoding carboxymuconolactone decarboxylase family protein yields MAPTTADQRDPETNTLIDSLGGLNIFTTLAHHPKALKSWLRFGGHVLAGNSIPEREREMMILRAGWRCRSDYEFGQHTVIGLRAGLTDDEVRSLATEGVSGWSESDSMLVRAVDELVAEHRITDQTWALLEAELSVQQLIDLVFTVGQYVMVSMALNTFGVQREPGVPGWPT; encoded by the coding sequence TTGGCGCCCACCACTGCAGACCAACGCGACCCAGAGACCAACACGCTGATCGACTCGCTGGGTGGGCTCAACATCTTCACCACGCTCGCCCACCATCCCAAGGCCCTCAAGAGCTGGCTCCGCTTCGGTGGCCACGTCCTCGCCGGGAACTCCATCCCCGAGCGGGAGCGAGAGATGATGATCCTGCGCGCTGGTTGGCGGTGCCGAAGCGACTACGAGTTCGGTCAGCACACGGTGATCGGACTGCGAGCCGGACTCACCGATGACGAGGTGAGGAGTCTCGCCACCGAGGGCGTTTCGGGCTGGTCCGAAAGCGATTCGATGTTGGTACGAGCCGTCGACGAACTGGTCGCCGAGCACCGGATCACCGATCAGACCTGGGCATTGCTCGAGGCTGAGCTGAGCGTTCAGCAGTTGATCGATCTCGTGTTCACCGTCGGCCAGTACGTGATGGTCTCGATGGCGCTCAATACCTTCGGCGTCCAGCGCGAACCAGGCGTGCCCGGATGGCCGACGTGA
- a CDS encoding chloride channel protein, with amino-acid sequence MRQRLVSPELSAGLSVPVIVVGLGGGLIGAAYLTALHLVTELIGPGDRPSWHQGLILVVVGAAITLLTKVLGPSGNVELLVDNIHVLGGAEDTRMVRSVIPTSLLCVGAGGTMGPEAPLVQTNGTLGSWVAGRYGLDPADVRVLTITGMAAGFSVLFGAPLGAALFALEILHRRGLQYYEALVPAIIGALAGHAVYFAASGLGLRPVWTLPPVGSLSGADLGWGIICGLLGGVGALAFGRLVNMAKRVTSGISPIWLPTLGGAALGALAWWSPFALTNGEFQVEEIVAGGLTAGALAVAMVAKLAGVLVTLTAQWKGGFIIPLFFIGIAGGQLIGELVPSANVTVVMVGLAVGLCVGVTKTPLGSTLVVTQMAGLTLAPTALIAATLALVLTNRDAVIESQRPRVDLSTT; translated from the coding sequence TTGCGCCAACGTCTGGTCTCCCCCGAACTGAGCGCGGGTCTTTCGGTCCCGGTGATCGTGGTCGGCCTAGGCGGTGGCCTCATCGGCGCCGCCTACCTCACCGCCCTCCACCTCGTCACCGAACTGATCGGACCTGGTGATCGTCCGAGCTGGCATCAAGGGTTGATCCTGGTCGTGGTCGGCGCGGCCATCACCCTGCTGACGAAGGTCCTGGGCCCCAGCGGCAACGTCGAACTGCTCGTCGACAACATCCACGTACTTGGAGGTGCCGAGGACACCCGGATGGTCCGCTCGGTGATACCCACCTCGCTCTTGTGCGTCGGCGCAGGCGGAACCATGGGCCCCGAAGCCCCGCTCGTGCAGACCAACGGCACCCTCGGGTCCTGGGTCGCCGGAAGGTACGGACTGGATCCGGCCGACGTGCGGGTGCTCACCATCACCGGCATGGCCGCCGGGTTCAGCGTGTTGTTCGGAGCTCCGCTGGGTGCCGCGCTGTTCGCCCTGGAGATCCTCCACCGACGGGGTCTCCAGTACTACGAGGCCCTGGTGCCCGCCATCATCGGGGCCTTGGCCGGCCACGCCGTCTACTTCGCCGCATCCGGACTCGGGCTCCGCCCGGTGTGGACCCTTCCCCCGGTGGGAAGCCTGAGCGGTGCCGACCTCGGGTGGGGAATCATCTGTGGTCTGCTCGGCGGCGTCGGCGCCCTGGCCTTCGGGCGCCTGGTGAACATGGCGAAACGCGTCACCTCGGGAATCTCTCCGATCTGGTTGCCGACGCTCGGCGGTGCCGCCCTCGGCGCCTTGGCCTGGTGGTCGCCCTTCGCGCTCACCAACGGCGAGTTCCAGGTGGAGGAGATCGTGGCCGGAGGCCTCACCGCCGGTGCTCTGGCCGTAGCAATGGTGGCCAAGCTGGCCGGAGTGCTCGTGACCCTCACCGCCCAGTGGAAGGGCGGTTTCATCATCCCTCTGTTCTTCATCGGAATCGCCGGAGGTCAACTGATCGGCGAGCTGGTGCCATCGGCAAACGTGACGGTGGTGATGGTGGGCCTGGCCGTCGGCCTCTGCGTCGGGGTCACCAAAACCCCCCTGGGCTCGACCCTGGTCGTCACCCAGATGGCGGGCCTGACCCTGGCCCCCACTGCGCTGATCGCCGCCACCCTCGCCCTGGTGTTGACCAACCGAGACGCGGTGATCGAATCTCAACGACCCCGGGTAGACCTGTCCACGACATGA
- a CDS encoding winged helix-turn-helix transcriptional regulator, whose product MNARPDDELTDKDYQRLARFRHGLRVFLRFSEEAARFEGITPAQHQLMLAVRGWPHPQDPTLTNLAEALQLRLHSAGELARRAQAAGLVDLHVDPSDHRRQHVSLTAMGAEKLRALSVLHRDELRRFGADLSDLFTGDESF is encoded by the coding sequence ATGAACGCCCGGCCCGACGATGAACTGACCGACAAGGACTACCAGAGACTGGCACGCTTCCGCCACGGCCTGCGGGTGTTCCTTCGCTTCTCCGAGGAAGCGGCCCGTTTCGAGGGCATCACCCCGGCCCAACACCAGTTGATGCTGGCCGTGCGAGGCTGGCCCCACCCTCAAGACCCCACCCTCACCAACCTGGCCGAAGCCCTCCAGCTTCGTCTTCACTCCGCTGGGGAACTGGCCCGACGGGCTCAAGCCGCCGGATTGGTGGACCTTCACGTCGACCCGAGCGATCACCGCAGACAGCACGTGTCCCTCACCGCGATGGGAGCAGAGAAGCTCCGCGCCTTGTCGGTGCTACACCGAGACGAGCTACGGCGCTTCGGAGCCGACCTGTCAGACCTGTTCACCGGGGACGAATCGTTCTGA
- a CDS encoding tyrosine-type recombinase/integrase, which translates to MARSLAERFEEKVDRTGEHHLWLGATNPDRGTGRLKVAGRNMTAHRVAWEIEHGEAPPGTKVLPCRVEPRCVRPDHLTVEHTTSGAVQRSARGGGSKREVGPGTWELAASAGIGSDGKPKRVFRRVTGTKQEAARALAALVAEVGDGRDVPDRSQKGVTVKQLLDGYLDHLRDHKGRRHSTLVRYGGLAERWIAPHLGSRVADRVLPDDVERALGVMRAAGQSQSSIHQTFTLLNGTFKWARRNRVISRNPMIEAEEPRSTAIRREVIPPDIESLLRLLAAAKDVDAEFGLLAHLGAVTGMRRGELAGLRWRAVDLEAERIEVATTVNDAGGTVVITDTTKTGKPRLVGIDAHTVGMLRSHRRGMEERAAACGTVLVEDAFVASRSPDGSLPVRPEQLSRKMLRLRRRLGMDAANFDATMHALRHWAQTTLTEAGFDSRQIADRGGHTEALMKSVYIHRTDESEQRMTSHLGSLLATPPSTPEG; encoded by the coding sequence ATGGCGAGATCGTTGGCGGAACGGTTCGAGGAGAAGGTCGATCGGACTGGTGAGCACCACCTGTGGCTCGGAGCCACGAACCCCGATCGGGGCACCGGGCGACTGAAGGTCGCTGGACGCAACATGACGGCGCACCGGGTTGCTTGGGAGATCGAGCACGGCGAGGCGCCGCCAGGCACCAAGGTGCTCCCGTGCCGGGTCGAGCCGAGGTGCGTCCGACCGGATCATCTGACTGTCGAGCACACCACCAGTGGTGCAGTGCAGCGGTCAGCTCGAGGTGGTGGCTCCAAGCGTGAGGTCGGCCCGGGCACCTGGGAGCTGGCAGCGTCTGCGGGCATCGGTTCGGATGGCAAGCCCAAGCGGGTGTTTCGCCGCGTGACCGGGACCAAGCAGGAAGCGGCCCGAGCCCTTGCCGCGCTCGTAGCCGAGGTCGGCGACGGCCGAGATGTTCCGGACCGCTCCCAGAAGGGCGTCACGGTGAAGCAGCTGCTCGACGGCTACCTCGATCACCTGCGCGATCACAAGGGTCGACGTCACTCGACGCTGGTCCGCTACGGAGGTCTCGCCGAGCGTTGGATCGCCCCGCATCTGGGCAGCCGTGTCGCTGATCGAGTGCTTCCTGATGACGTCGAGCGGGCGCTCGGGGTCATGCGGGCTGCCGGGCAGAGCCAGAGCTCGATCCACCAGACGTTCACGTTGCTCAACGGCACGTTCAAGTGGGCTCGGCGCAATCGGGTGATCAGCCGCAACCCGATGATCGAAGCCGAGGAGCCGAGGAGCACCGCGATTCGCCGCGAGGTCATCCCGCCCGACATCGAGTCGCTCCTGCGGCTGCTCGCCGCCGCGAAGGACGTCGATGCCGAGTTCGGGCTCCTCGCCCACCTCGGCGCGGTGACGGGTATGCGTCGTGGTGAGCTTGCCGGGCTCCGCTGGCGCGCTGTCGATCTCGAGGCCGAACGCATCGAGGTCGCGACGACGGTCAACGACGCTGGCGGCACCGTCGTGATCACCGACACCACCAAGACCGGCAAGCCCCGCCTGGTGGGCATCGACGCCCACACCGTCGGGATGCTCCGCTCGCACCGCCGCGGCATGGAGGAGCGCGCGGCGGCGTGCGGGACCGTGCTTGTCGAGGACGCGTTCGTCGCCAGCAGGTCACCCGACGGCTCCCTGCCGGTGCGCCCCGAACAGCTGTCCCGCAAGATGCTCCGGCTCCGCCGGCGGCTCGGCATGGACGCCGCCAACTTCGACGCCACGATGCACGCCCTGCGGCACTGGGCCCAGACGACGCTCACCGAAGCCGGGTTCGATTCGCGTCAGATCGCGGATCGGGGCGGCCACACCGAGGCCCTGATGAAGTCGGTCTACATCCACCGCACCGACGAGTCCGAGCAGAGGATGACCTCCCATCTCGGGTCGCTGCTGGCAACCCCGCCGAGCACTCCCGAGGGGTGA
- a CDS encoding relaxase domain-containing protein produces MTARVTTLKGPDAGAYYVDGPGRYYLDGDEPPGRWFGRGATALGLAGEVDDDDFLSLMDGRDPASGELLGTRHHERTVRGFDVTCSAPKSVSVLFAIGDDRVRKEVLEAHDAAVAAAFGWIEDHAHCRYRVDGEVWTVDARGLVAAAFRQHTSRAHDPQLHTHLVILNRVMAPDGRWLALDARTLKHDQRTISALYAAGLRSELTTRLGVRWNEVVNGQAEMVEAPDEVLDAFSQRTRQMARRLDEKTERFVDNLGRRPTPRERWRIEREAAIDSRPSKTSEDAQSLHEQWAEQLDALGYNSSSYLERVAGRTRAIEADATTDRDAVVDALSSLRDTQSVWRPAEITREIAAALPTRLGGTATETVDRAQRLASHVEDELTVDISRPVPGNIPLRQDGRPVTEGALDRILTTKAILDEEGHILDLTRRWTAEGGSDAQDLDPDGELTAVQNHAAGAVAGERRLVLVVGPAGTGKTTAMRPAVARLHAEGRPCFGVAPSAAAAEVLAVDTGMDADTLDKLLIEHRLERPPRHRYDLPAGTTVVVDEAAMVPTPRLAELINLAERRGWRLALVGDPMQFAAVGRSGMFGHLVDTIGAVELDRVHRFDASWERDASLRLRRGDTDVVALYNNHDRFHGGTARQMATATVIAWRRAIEAGETAAMMAPTREAVAVLNEIAQQIRIAAEEVEPKSPSVKLGPTRAHVGDLVATRRNDRTLLTDRGRMVKNRDHWTIQAVHADRSVTVAGATGRVTLPVDYVAGDVELAYAETSHATQGRTVDRSFLYLDGPADTRGIYVPLTRGRTANKAFVVLRDERTAAEVIAECVARTWIDQPATALRRDHASEPSDTGRGRGRGVAAAPAARPRLPLPADELLDLVQRTICQQAAADKHQAVLKAHKQNLSNLASWAREANREYRSTVRRLAEAKRMLAEHDRPLHRRQHRAAIRQAKQDVADLPGRLDALNQERTDLVSRHAAEKKAQHRTNIAAKARPENFAVDRTDAAIADDARTRGERIAAGPDPVYLDHLGPVPDAPEAREHWIDAAGRVAQHHTLWGQPTGPTFVGHMPTFNNDEDYRQTFYAANQAIHDLDRTAGIPHRAQQCPGLALL; encoded by the coding sequence GTGACCGCCAGAGTGACCACGCTCAAGGGCCCCGATGCCGGCGCCTACTACGTCGACGGCCCCGGCCGGTACTACCTCGACGGCGACGAGCCGCCCGGCCGGTGGTTCGGCCGCGGCGCCACTGCGCTCGGCCTCGCGGGGGAGGTGGATGACGATGACTTCCTGTCCCTGATGGATGGCCGGGACCCGGCCAGCGGCGAGCTGCTGGGCACAAGGCATCACGAGCGAACAGTGCGCGGGTTCGACGTCACCTGCTCGGCCCCGAAGTCGGTGTCGGTCCTGTTCGCTATCGGAGACGACCGCGTCCGCAAGGAGGTCCTCGAGGCGCATGACGCTGCGGTCGCTGCGGCGTTCGGGTGGATCGAGGATCACGCCCACTGCCGGTATCGGGTCGATGGCGAGGTGTGGACCGTCGATGCCCGGGGCCTGGTCGCTGCCGCGTTCCGCCAGCACACCAGCCGGGCACATGATCCGCAGCTCCACACCCACCTGGTGATCCTGAATCGGGTGATGGCCCCCGACGGCCGGTGGCTGGCGCTCGATGCGCGGACCCTGAAGCACGACCAGCGCACCATCTCCGCGCTCTACGCCGCGGGGCTGCGCTCGGAGCTGACCACCCGGCTCGGCGTCCGGTGGAACGAGGTCGTGAACGGTCAGGCCGAGATGGTTGAAGCCCCCGACGAGGTCCTCGACGCCTTCTCCCAGCGCACCCGCCAGATGGCCCGCCGCCTCGATGAGAAGACAGAGCGCTTCGTCGACAACCTGGGCCGACGACCCACGCCACGGGAGCGGTGGCGCATCGAACGCGAAGCCGCCATCGACAGCCGACCCTCCAAGACCAGCGAGGACGCCCAGAGCCTCCACGAGCAATGGGCCGAGCAGCTCGACGCACTCGGCTACAATTCATCCAGCTACCTGGAGCGGGTCGCCGGCCGCACCCGCGCGATCGAGGCCGACGCCACTACCGATCGGGACGCGGTCGTCGACGCGTTGTCCTCGCTACGAGACACCCAGTCGGTGTGGCGCCCCGCCGAGATCACCCGCGAGATCGCCGCCGCACTGCCCACCCGCCTCGGCGGCACCGCCACCGAGACCGTCGACAGAGCGCAGCGGCTGGCGTCGCACGTCGAGGACGAGCTGACCGTCGACATCTCCCGACCCGTGCCCGGCAACATCCCGCTCCGCCAGGACGGGCGACCGGTCACCGAAGGAGCCCTCGACCGCATCCTCACCACGAAGGCGATCCTCGACGAGGAGGGGCACATTCTCGACCTCACCCGCCGCTGGACGGCCGAAGGCGGCAGCGATGCGCAGGACCTGGACCCCGACGGCGAGCTGACCGCCGTGCAGAACCACGCAGCGGGCGCCGTCGCAGGAGAGCGACGCCTCGTGCTGGTCGTGGGACCGGCTGGCACCGGCAAGACCACCGCCATGCGCCCCGCCGTTGCCCGACTTCACGCCGAGGGGCGACCGTGCTTCGGTGTCGCACCCTCGGCCGCGGCAGCGGAGGTGCTGGCGGTGGACACCGGGATGGATGCCGACACGCTCGACAAGCTCCTCATCGAGCACCGCCTCGAACGGCCGCCGCGCCATCGCTACGACCTCCCCGCCGGGACGACCGTCGTGGTCGATGAAGCCGCGATGGTGCCCACGCCACGCCTGGCCGAGCTGATCAACCTCGCTGAGCGACGTGGGTGGCGGCTCGCCCTGGTCGGTGACCCGATGCAGTTCGCCGCCGTCGGCCGCTCGGGCATGTTCGGCCACCTCGTCGACACCATCGGCGCCGTCGAGCTCGACCGGGTCCATCGCTTCGACGCGTCCTGGGAACGAGACGCCAGCCTCCGGCTCCGCCGAGGCGACACGGACGTCGTCGCCCTCTACAACAACCACGACCGGTTCCACGGCGGCACCGCCCGCCAGATGGCCACCGCCACCGTCATCGCATGGCGACGCGCCATCGAGGCCGGGGAGACCGCGGCGATGATGGCCCCGACCCGCGAAGCCGTCGCTGTCCTCAACGAGATCGCGCAACAGATCCGGATCGCCGCCGAAGAGGTCGAGCCGAAGAGCCCGTCGGTGAAGCTCGGCCCGACCCGGGCGCATGTCGGCGACCTGGTCGCCACCCGACGCAACGACCGCACGCTGCTCACCGACCGAGGACGGATGGTCAAGAACCGCGACCACTGGACCATCCAAGCCGTCCACGCTGACCGGTCGGTCACGGTCGCCGGGGCGACCGGACGCGTCACCCTGCCCGTCGACTACGTCGCTGGGGATGTCGAGCTGGCGTACGCCGAGACCAGCCACGCCACCCAAGGACGCACCGTCGACCGCTCCTTCCTCTACCTCGACGGCCCCGCCGACACCCGAGGCATCTACGTCCCACTCACCCGAGGCCGCACCGCCAACAAGGCCTTCGTCGTCCTGCGCGATGAGCGCACCGCCGCCGAGGTCATCGCAGAATGCGTCGCTCGAACTTGGATCGACCAACCCGCCACAGCACTCCGCCGCGACCACGCCTCCGAGCCGTCGGATACGGGTAGGGGAAGAGGCCGCGGTGTGGCGGCCGCCCCCGCTGCCAGGCCTCGCCTGCCTCTACCAGCCGACGAGCTGCTGGACCTGGTACAACGCACCATCTGCCAACAGGCCGCCGCCGACAAGCACCAGGCCGTGCTCAAGGCCCACAAACAGAACCTCTCGAACCTCGCCAGCTGGGCCCGTGAGGCCAACCGGGAGTACCGCAGCACCGTAAGGCGCCTGGCGGAAGCCAAGCGGATGCTCGCCGAGCACGACCGGCCGCTACACCGACGCCAACACCGGGCCGCGATCCGCCAAGCAAAGCAAGATGTAGCCGACCTACCCGGCAGACTCGACGCCCTGAACCAGGAACGCACCGACCTCGTGTCGAGACACGCCGCCGAGAAGAAGGCGCAACACCGAACGAACATCGCTGCGAAGGCCAGGCCCGAGAACTTCGCCGTCGACAGGACCGACGCCGCCATCGCCGACGACGCCCGCACCCGAGGCGAACGGATTGCAGCCGGCCCCGACCCGGTATACCTCGATCACCTCGGCCCCGTCCCCGACGCCCCGGAGGCGCGAGAACACTGGATCGACGCCGCCGGCAGAGTCGCCCAACACCACACCCTCTGGGGCCAGCCCACCGGGCCGACCTTCGTCGGCCACATGCCCACGTTCAACAACGACGAGGACTATCGCCAAACCTTCTACGCCGCCAACCAAGCCATCCACGACCTCGACCGTACCGCCGGCATCCCCCATCGAGCCCAACAGTGCCCGGGCCTGGCGCTCTTATAA
- a CDS encoding Fic family protein, producing MTVRYLDLTDYVAIAEEVTGLDGTTVLRVANLDLADSALHAPAAGFGQSDLYPDFVDKASVLMVRLAKNHPLPDGNKRVAWVAMRYFVMLNEWTWVDSPSIDDAEQAVVAVASGIWGEAEFAAWLRPRLVGHQGLEP from the coding sequence GTGACCGTCAGATACCTCGACCTCACCGACTACGTCGCGATCGCCGAGGAGGTCACCGGGCTCGACGGGACCACCGTCCTGAGAGTCGCGAACCTGGATCTCGCAGATTCGGCGCTGCACGCTCCAGCGGCGGGGTTCGGGCAATCAGACCTCTACCCGGATTTCGTGGACAAGGCCTCGGTGCTGATGGTCCGGCTGGCCAAGAACCATCCCCTGCCAGACGGAAACAAGCGGGTGGCCTGGGTCGCCATGCGGTACTTCGTCATGCTGAACGAGTGGACCTGGGTCGATTCGCCGTCGATCGATGACGCGGAGCAAGCGGTGGTCGCGGTGGCATCCGGGATCTGGGGTGAGGCCGAGTTTGCGGCCTGGCTTCGACCTCGGTTGGTGGGCCACCAGGGACTCGAACCCTGA
- a CDS encoding ribbon-helix-helix protein, CopG family translates to MTRNMTVRLPDDLAADAEALARVEGKSVNELVKEALGETVERRRRDPKFKARISQIVEEDRQLLERLAR, encoded by the coding sequence ATGACTAGGAACATGACCGTTCGGTTGCCTGACGACCTCGCCGCGGACGCCGAGGCGCTGGCTCGTGTCGAGGGCAAGAGCGTCAACGAACTGGTGAAGGAAGCACTCGGGGAGACAGTCGAGCGCAGGCGGCGGGACCCAAAGTTCAAGGCACGGATCAGTCAGATCGTCGAGGAGGACCGGCAACTTCTCGAACGTCTGGCCAGGTGA